Proteins encoded within one genomic window of Candidatus Hydrogenedentota bacterium:
- a CDS encoding alpha/beta fold hydrolase → MTSFLIGVAAVAILLALAGIYRATLEDIYKERLSTDEAYLVTTKDLWQIRMCRYRKGRTNGQPVLLVHGAIVNQHTFTSPRGGSLVDYLVERGYDCWTVDLRGARSSIPPFERHRNQVTFDDYLNDDIPTAIQFIKQETGYARVHYCGQSMGGMLLYAYVLKYGAGDIASAVTLGAPIGFDGVRIRLSGLLIGLVRVYPPLFGSVARALIPLVRAFRLTMPYFPMNARNLAKGLTSYYLYNMLEDPLPGVLRQLAGWVNTPGWKMDGGALDVQAGLASLDLPLFAIFAPLDPFVPAARAQAFFDALPGADKRMLLCAKERGFKHDYNHCELAFGEDGAREIFGPIARWFETHTIREHLPIAVDEVATDYQTPLQAGERAEILSGESFAHLSGVQVAPPEPEKPAEPPRAESDRPRKASAKKVEDATPRGPDLKSVSAAITALRPPPGSAPAPDVAPIRVQAPAARPATGGNTVETPQSVLKALSNASGALEAFKERKADSDEEES, encoded by the coding sequence ATGACGTCATTTCTCATCGGCGTGGCCGCTGTCGCGATACTCCTGGCCCTGGCCGGCATCTACCGGGCCACGCTGGAGGACATCTATAAGGAGCGCCTTTCGACGGACGAGGCCTATCTTGTCACGACGAAGGATCTCTGGCAGATCCGGATGTGCCGCTACCGGAAGGGGCGCACCAACGGGCAGCCGGTCCTGCTTGTGCACGGGGCCATTGTGAACCAGCATACCTTCACCTCGCCGCGCGGGGGCAGCCTGGTGGACTATCTGGTGGAACGCGGCTACGACTGCTGGACGGTCGATCTGCGCGGCGCGCGTTCTTCGATCCCGCCTTTCGAGCGCCACCGCAACCAGGTGACGTTTGACGATTACCTCAACGACGACATACCCACCGCGATCCAGTTCATCAAGCAGGAAACCGGCTACGCGCGCGTGCATTACTGCGGGCAGTCGATGGGCGGTATGTTGCTCTACGCCTATGTGCTCAAATACGGCGCGGGCGACATCGCCAGCGCGGTCACGCTCGGCGCGCCGATCGGTTTCGATGGCGTCCGCATCCGCCTTTCCGGCTTGCTGATCGGTCTCGTGCGTGTGTACCCGCCCTTATTCGGCAGTGTCGCGCGCGCCCTGATCCCGCTTGTGCGCGCGTTCCGCCTTACCATGCCCTACTTCCCGATGAACGCGCGGAACCTGGCCAAGGGGCTCACCAGCTATTACCTTTACAACATGCTCGAAGATCCCCTGCCCGGCGTGCTCCGTCAACTTGCCGGCTGGGTGAACACTCCCGGCTGGAAAATGGACGGCGGCGCGCTCGATGTGCAGGCCGGCCTGGCGTCGCTCGACCTGCCGCTCTTCGCGATTTTCGCCCCGCTCGATCCCTTCGTTCCCGCCGCGCGCGCCCAGGCCTTTTTCGACGCGCTGCCCGGGGCAGACAAGCGCATGCTGCTGTGCGCGAAGGAGCGCGGCTTCAAGCACGATTATAACCACTGCGAGCTGGCCTTCGGCGAAGACGGCGCGCGGGAGATTTTCGGGCCGATCGCGCGCTGGTTCGAGACGCACACGATCCGCGAACACCTGCCCATTGCGGTGGACGAGGTCGCTACGGATTACCAGACGCCGCTCCAGGCGGGCGAGCGAGCGGAAATCCTCTCCGGCGAATCGTTCGCGCATCTCTCGGGGGTACAGGTGGCCCCGCCCGAGCCGGAGAAGCCCGCCGAGCCCCCCCGGGCCGAGTCTGATCGGCCGCGAAAGGCCTCCGCGAAGAAGGTGGAGGACGCCACGCCCCGGGGGCCGGACCTCAAGTCCGTCTCCGCCGCGATCACCGCGCTCCGCCCTCCGCCCGGCAGCGCGCCCGCGCCGGATGTCGCGCCTATTCGGGTCCAGGCGCCGGCGGCCCGGCCCGCGACCGGCGGCAACACGGTGGAAACGCCGCAGTCGGTTCTGAAGGCGCTCTCGAACGCCTCGGGCGCGCTGGAGGCCTTCAAGGAACGAAAGGCGGACAGCGACGAAGAGGAATCCTGA
- the uvrC gene encoding excinuclease ABC subunit UvrC: protein MSSPSESVRHTAAIVLRTGEAPTASPEDFVGRFDTSTVPIEPGCYIMEDAKGKPIYVGKAKSLRARIRTYINASDSRYSVKFLMRRVARIQFLVTGNEKEALLLENSLIKQYRPRYNVQLKDDKTYISLRVDTREDFPRITVVRRYRKDGARYFGPYHSAASVRNTLRRLQRLYPLRTCSDHVMNNRSRPCLYYQMKQCAAPCVGYVTREDYHAILDQVLLILEGKNAELEQQLLAQINACAERLAFEEAAVLRDRLYDLRRTLERQRTVAVPGAEDRDVYGIHHEGNFASIQILFYRGGKMLGGRNVAFNRQEMPLDELLSSFILQYYSEAPAIPAEVLVPLEIESAEVLGEVLSEQRGGRVQVLWPQRGEKKALVELANRNATQHFEEKRLSEAAKQDALVEMQRALHLPALPERIECFDISTIQGTNTVASMVVFTNGQPDKARYRRFSIKSVAGQDDFASMREVLMRRYTRAIEENDLPDFVLIDGGKGQLGMATAAFKDLGIEDLPHAGIAKSRAQDAGDRSPERFFLPGRMNPIILPQAGPVVQLAARIRDEAHRFAITYHRKKRGKSALQNVLVSIPGVGPGRAKALLRGLGSATRVRAATAEEIAALPGISAELARTIHARLREEPGE from the coding sequence ATGAGCAGTCCCTCCGAATCCGTCCGGCATACCGCCGCTATCGTTCTCCGCACCGGCGAGGCCCCTACCGCCAGCCCGGAGGACTTCGTGGGGCGCTTCGACACGAGTACGGTCCCCATTGAGCCGGGTTGCTACATCATGGAGGACGCGAAGGGCAAGCCGATCTACGTGGGCAAGGCGAAGAGCCTTCGCGCGCGGATCCGCACGTATATCAACGCGAGCGACTCGCGCTACAGCGTCAAATTCCTGATGCGCCGGGTGGCGCGGATCCAGTTTCTGGTCACGGGCAACGAGAAGGAGGCGCTGCTGCTTGAGAACAGCCTCATCAAGCAGTACCGCCCGCGCTACAACGTCCAACTGAAGGACGACAAGACCTACATCAGCCTGCGCGTGGACACGCGGGAGGACTTCCCGCGAATTACGGTGGTCCGGCGCTACCGCAAGGATGGCGCGCGCTATTTCGGGCCGTACCACAGCGCGGCGTCGGTGCGGAACACGTTGCGGCGGCTCCAGCGGCTCTACCCGCTTCGCACGTGCTCCGATCATGTGATGAACAACCGGTCGCGGCCCTGCCTGTACTACCAGATGAAGCAATGCGCCGCGCCGTGTGTGGGCTACGTGACCCGCGAGGACTACCACGCGATTCTCGATCAGGTGCTGCTCATTCTGGAGGGAAAAAACGCGGAGCTGGAGCAACAACTCCTGGCGCAAATCAACGCATGCGCCGAGCGGCTCGCGTTCGAGGAGGCGGCGGTGCTGCGGGACCGGCTCTACGACCTCCGCCGCACCCTGGAACGCCAGCGGACGGTGGCGGTACCGGGCGCGGAGGACCGGGATGTCTACGGCATCCATCACGAGGGCAATTTTGCCTCGATCCAAATCCTCTTCTACCGGGGCGGGAAGATGCTCGGCGGGCGGAATGTCGCGTTCAATCGCCAGGAAATGCCGCTGGACGAGCTGTTGAGTTCATTTATACTACAATACTACAGCGAAGCGCCGGCCATTCCGGCGGAGGTGCTCGTGCCGCTGGAGATCGAAAGCGCCGAGGTGCTCGGCGAGGTGCTCTCCGAACAGCGGGGCGGGCGCGTTCAGGTGCTTTGGCCGCAGCGCGGAGAGAAAAAGGCGCTGGTCGAGCTGGCGAACCGCAACGCAACGCAGCACTTCGAGGAGAAGCGCCTCTCCGAAGCGGCGAAGCAGGACGCGCTTGTGGAGATGCAGCGCGCGCTGCACCTGCCCGCGCTCCCCGAGCGCATCGAGTGTTTCGATATCTCCACCATCCAGGGAACGAACACGGTTGCCTCCATGGTCGTCTTCACCAACGGCCAGCCGGACAAGGCCCGCTACCGCCGCTTCTCCATCAAGTCGGTGGCGGGGCAGGACGACTTCGCGAGCATGCGCGAGGTGCTCATGCGGCGCTACACCCGCGCGATCGAGGAGAACGACCTGCCCGATTTCGTGCTGATCGATGGCGGCAAGGGCCAGCTTGGCATGGCGACCGCGGCCTTCAAGGATCTGGGGATCGAGGACCTGCCCCACGCGGGCATCGCGAAGTCCCGGGCGCAGGACGCGGGGGATCGGTCGCCGGAGCGCTTTTTCCTGCCGGGCCGCATGAATCCCATCATTCTCCCGCAGGCGGGGCCGGTGGTGCAGCTGGCCGCCCGCATTCGCGACGAGGCGCACCGCTTCGCCATCACGTACCACCGCAAGAAACGGGGCAAGTCGGCGCTGCAAAATGTGCTTGTGTCAATCCCCGGCGTCGGTCCCGGGCGCGCGAAGGCGCTCTTGCGGGGCCTGGGATCCGCCACGCGCGTTCGCGCCGCGACCGCGGAGGAAATCGCGGCGCTGCCGGGGATCAGCGCGGAGCTGGCCCGGACGATCCACGCGCGCCTGCGCGAAGAGCCGGGGGAATGA
- a CDS encoding methylated-DNA--[protein]-cysteine S-methyltransferase has translation MLGGVPSPLGTLVAGATDRGLCLLEFAEPERLESQISRLGARLDAGFRIGEHSLFAALREQLDAYFAGELTEFDIPLDLRGTPFQERAWNILREIPYGQTRSYLDQAVALGRPGAVRAVARANGENRIAILIPCHRVLGKDGSLTGYGGGLWRKKFLLEREGAETQLALDGLE, from the coding sequence ATGCTCGGGGGCGTGCCATCGCCGCTGGGGACGCTCGTTGCCGGGGCGACCGACCGGGGGCTGTGCCTGCTGGAGTTCGCCGAACCGGAGCGCCTGGAATCGCAGATCTCCCGCCTCGGCGCGCGGCTTGACGCGGGCTTTCGGATCGGGGAGCATTCGTTGTTCGCTGCGCTGCGTGAACAGCTGGATGCCTATTTCGCGGGCGAATTGACGGAATTCGACATCCCGCTCGACTTGCGGGGCACGCCGTTTCAGGAGCGGGCCTGGAATATCCTTCGGGAAATCCCCTACGGGCAGACCCGCAGCTACCTCGACCAGGCGGTCGCGCTGGGCCGGCCCGGCGCGGTGCGCGCGGTGGCCCGGGCGAACGGCGAGAACCGCATCGCGATCCTGATCCCGTGCCACCGCGTGCTGGGGAAGGACGGGTCCCTCACGGGCTACGGCGGCGGGCTCTGGCGCAAGAAGTTCCTGCTCGAACGCGAAGGGGCCGAAACCCAGCTCGCGCTGGACGGCCTCGAATAG